A genomic window from Flintibacter sp. KGMB00164 includes:
- the glgD gene encoding glucose-1-phosphate adenylyltransferase subunit GlgD: MNDLHGIVFACRSDANLGELTRPRNTCSLPFGGRYRLIDFMLSNYVNAGIPDVGIIVHQSYQSLLDHVGSGKDWDLSRKHGGLRILPPFGYAERGGEYKGNMDALAGVADYLENIRQDYVILAWGDMAVNLPVAEVFQQHLDSGADVTMVCTPTLKGAPRFSEYVEVDETGRVTDLSVHPVAADKTLESLEVYILSKKLLMDMVDYCAAHDIYNFSRGVLQPRLKTLKLMSYVHKGYVARFQSVSGYFERSMDLLDPEVRDELFNPARPIRTKDRSNPSTYYGPEAKSNHSLVADGCRIEGEVENSIIFRGVTIEKGARVSNSVLMQGTVVKSGASLAYVIADKNVTVNQDRMLMGHFTYPLAIAKESVV, translated from the coding sequence GTGAACGATCTGCACGGAATTGTCTTCGCTTGCCGCTCTGATGCCAATCTGGGGGAGCTGACCCGTCCCCGCAACACCTGCTCCCTGCCCTTCGGCGGCCGTTACCGCCTGATTGATTTCATGCTCTCCAACTACGTCAACGCCGGTATCCCCGACGTGGGCATTATTGTTCACCAGAGTTATCAGTCCCTGCTGGACCACGTGGGTTCCGGTAAGGATTGGGACCTGAGCCGCAAGCACGGCGGCCTGCGTATCCTGCCTCCCTTCGGCTATGCTGAGCGGGGCGGCGAGTATAAGGGCAACATGGACGCCCTGGCCGGTGTGGCTGACTACCTGGAGAATATCCGCCAGGATTACGTGATCCTGGCCTGGGGCGACATGGCGGTGAACCTGCCTGTGGCCGAGGTCTTCCAGCAGCACCTGGATTCCGGCGCCGATGTGACCATGGTCTGCACCCCCACCCTGAAGGGCGCTCCCCGCTTCTCCGAGTACGTGGAAGTGGACGAGACCGGCCGTGTCACCGACCTGTCGGTCCACCCTGTGGCCGCTGACAAGACTCTGGAGAGCCTGGAGGTCTACATCCTCTCCAAGAAGCTGCTCATGGATATGGTGGACTACTGCGCCGCCCATGACATCTACAATTTCAGCCGCGGTGTGCTCCAGCCCCGCCTGAAGACCCTGAAGCTCATGTCCTATGTGCATAAGGGTTATGTGGCCCGCTTCCAGTCGGTGAGCGGCTACTTTGAGCGCTCCATGGATCTGCTGGATCCTGAGGTGCGGGATGAGCTGTTCAACCCCGCCCGTCCCATCCGGACCAAGGACCGCTCCAACCCCTCTACTTACTATGGCCCCGAGGCCAAGTCCAACCACTCTCTGGTGGCCGACGGCTGCCGCATTGAGGGTGAGGTAGAGAATTCCATCATCTTCCGCGGCGTGACCATTGAAAAGGGCGCCCGGGTGTCCAACAGCGTGCTGATGCAGGGTACCGTGGTTAAGAGCGGCGCCTCGCTGGCTTACGTCATCGCGGACAAAAACGTTACCGTCAATCAGGACCGCATGCTGATGGGCCACTTTACCTATCCTCTGGCCATCGCGAAGGAATCGGTCGTGTAA
- a CDS encoding glucose-1-phosphate adenylyltransferase translates to MKKEVVAMLLAGGQGSRLYALTSHVAKPAVPFGGKYRIIDFPLSNCVNSGIDTVGVLTQYRPLELNSYIGSGQPWDLDRSDGGVHILPPYMREGDQGTWYKGTANAIYQNIGFLDMYDPEYVVILSGDHIYKMDYSDMVDFHKKTQAACTISVLEVTLEEATRFGIMNVDENDQVYEFEEKPKHPKSTLASMGIYVFTWKKLRQYLIDDEADPNSSNDFGKNIIPNMLAAGEKLMTYRFHGYWKDVGTINSLWDANMDMLAINSGISMYDNSWPIYARTPVKPPHVTGPNAQVSHSLVTGGCRVDGVVENSVLFNSVTVEEGADIQYSILMPGAVVKKGAVVSYAIVAEGAVIEEEATVGAPPSDDPDWGIAVVAGGVTVGPKAVIKPSAMIREDVKGGEQA, encoded by the coding sequence ATGAAAAAAGAAGTCGTGGCCATGCTTTTGGCTGGCGGTCAGGGCAGCCGTCTGTATGCCCTTACCAGCCATGTGGCCAAGCCTGCCGTCCCTTTTGGCGGCAAGTACCGCATCATCGATTTTCCCCTGTCTAACTGCGTCAATTCCGGTATTGATACCGTTGGCGTGCTGACCCAGTACCGTCCTCTGGAGCTCAACAGCTACATTGGCTCCGGTCAGCCCTGGGACCTGGACCGGTCCGACGGCGGCGTGCACATCCTGCCCCCTTACATGCGTGAGGGCGACCAGGGGACCTGGTATAAGGGCACGGCCAACGCCATCTATCAGAATATCGGATTCCTGGATATGTATGATCCCGAGTATGTGGTCATCCTCTCCGGCGACCATATCTATAAGATGGACTACTCCGACATGGTGGACTTCCACAAGAAGACCCAGGCGGCCTGCACCATCTCCGTACTGGAGGTCACCCTGGAGGAGGCCACCCGCTTCGGCATCATGAACGTGGACGAGAACGATCAGGTCTACGAGTTTGAGGAGAAGCCAAAGCATCCCAAGAGCACTCTGGCCTCCATGGGCATCTATGTGTTCACCTGGAAGAAGCTGCGTCAGTACCTCATCGATGACGAGGCTGATCCCAACTCCTCCAACGACTTTGGTAAGAACATCATCCCCAACATGCTCGCTGCCGGCGAGAAGCTGATGACCTACCGCTTCCATGGCTACTGGAAGGACGTGGGCACCATCAACTCCCTGTGGGATGCCAACATGGATATGCTGGCCATCAACAGCGGCATCAGCATGTATGATAACAGCTGGCCCATCTATGCCCGTACTCCCGTCAAGCCTCCCCATGTCACCGGTCCTAACGCTCAGGTGTCTCACTCTCTGGTCACCGGCGGCTGCCGCGTGGACGGCGTGGTGGAGAACTCGGTGCTCTTCAACTCCGTCACCGTGGAGGAGGGAGCCGATATCCAGTACTCCATCCTGATGCCCGGCGCCGTGGTCAAGAAGGGCGCTGTAGTGTCCTATGCCATCGTGGCGGAGGGCGCGGTCATCGAGGAGGAGGCCACCGTGGGCGCGCCGCCCTCGGACGACCCCGATTGGGGCATTGCCGTGGTGGCCGGTGGAGTCACCGTTGGCCCCAAGGCCGTGATCAAACCCAGCGCTATGATTCGTGAAGATGTGAAAGGAGGTGAGCAGGCGTGA
- the glgB gene encoding 1,4-alpha-glucan branching protein GlgB → MVKYDTKLSDYDLFLELEAFSEGRSCHAWRCFGSHPGQKDGQDGYVFRVWAPNAKQVCVFGDFNGWDENAAPLEKLEGGIWQGFVPGLKRFDTYKYAVHGADGKVVAKADPYAFHAETRPGNASKIYDLEEYPWGDQGWLDHRAKNAPYRRPMNIYECHLGSWRRTGEGEFLSYRDTAQYLVPYVKEMGYTHVELLPVMEHPLDASWGYQVTGYFAATSRFGTPDDLKYLIDQLHQAGVGVILDWVPAHFPRDAFGLYHFDGGPTYEYADARKGEHPDWGTQVFDLGRSEVRSFLFSNAMFWLEEYHADGLRVDAVSSMLYLDYGRQDGAWMPNIHGGKENLEAIEFFQKLNTAIFAAHPDVLMIAEESTAWPKVTHPVSDGGLGFNFKWNMGWMNDICHYIKLDPYFRQFNHRDITFSLMYAFSENYILPLSHDEVVHMKGSFLGKMPGDNAEKFAGVRAFYTYMLTHPGKKLTIMGTELGQWNEWHYEYSLDWHLLQYEPHRQIHQFFKAANAMYLEQTALWEQDDSWQGFQWLCADDNTANTVAFLRWDREGRPLVVVANFSPIHRKGYQVGLPFPGTWAPVFNTDAEEFGGAGLGDTAPIKSVDIPCHDQEQSMTIDLPPMSVMIYRCTRRAPVRKKKDSEKAGEKKTSGKVKKPEGAKDAGTAAKKTQAIKTVKKKDDQA, encoded by the coding sequence ATGGTCAAATATGATACAAAACTATCAGATTATGACCTGTTTTTGGAGCTGGAGGCCTTCTCAGAAGGCCGCAGTTGCCACGCGTGGAGATGCTTTGGCTCCCACCCGGGGCAGAAGGACGGCCAGGACGGATATGTGTTCCGTGTCTGGGCGCCCAATGCCAAGCAGGTTTGCGTCTTTGGTGATTTCAACGGATGGGATGAAAATGCCGCTCCGCTGGAAAAACTGGAAGGCGGAATCTGGCAGGGCTTTGTTCCTGGCTTAAAGCGTTTTGATACATATAAGTACGCGGTACACGGTGCCGACGGCAAGGTGGTGGCCAAGGCTGACCCCTATGCGTTCCACGCCGAGACCCGTCCGGGAAACGCCTCCAAGATCTATGATCTGGAGGAGTATCCCTGGGGAGATCAGGGCTGGCTGGACCACCGGGCGAAAAACGCCCCTTACCGTCGTCCCATGAATATTTATGAATGCCACCTGGGCTCCTGGCGGCGCACCGGGGAGGGGGAGTTCCTCTCCTACCGGGATACTGCCCAGTATCTGGTGCCCTATGTGAAAGAGATGGGCTACACCCATGTGGAGCTGCTCCCCGTGATGGAGCACCCCCTGGATGCCTCCTGGGGCTATCAGGTCACCGGTTACTTTGCCGCCACCAGCCGCTTCGGTACCCCTGATGATTTGAAGTACCTCATTGACCAGCTGCATCAGGCCGGCGTGGGTGTCATCCTGGACTGGGTGCCCGCCCACTTCCCACGGGACGCCTTTGGCCTGTACCACTTTGACGGCGGCCCCACCTATGAGTACGCCGACGCCCGTAAGGGCGAGCACCCCGACTGGGGTACCCAGGTCTTTGATCTGGGCCGCAGTGAGGTGCGTTCCTTCCTGTTTTCCAACGCCATGTTCTGGCTGGAGGAGTACCACGCCGACGGCCTTCGGGTAGATGCGGTGTCCTCCATGCTCTATCTGGACTATGGCCGGCAGGACGGGGCCTGGATGCCCAACATCCACGGCGGCAAGGAGAACCTGGAGGCCATCGAGTTCTTCCAGAAGCTGAATACCGCCATTTTTGCCGCCCATCCCGATGTGCTGATGATCGCCGAGGAGTCCACTGCCTGGCCCAAGGTGACCCATCCGGTGAGCGACGGCGGCCTGGGCTTCAACTTCAAGTGGAATATGGGCTGGATGAACGACATCTGCCATTACATCAAGCTGGACCCCTACTTCCGGCAGTTTAATCATCGGGATATCACCTTCTCCCTGATGTACGCCTTCTCGGAAAACTACATTCTGCCTCTGTCTCATGACGAAGTGGTCCATATGAAGGGCTCCTTCCTGGGCAAGATGCCTGGGGACAACGCGGAGAAATTCGCCGGTGTTCGGGCCTTCTATACCTACATGCTCACTCACCCCGGCAAGAAGCTCACCATCATGGGCACCGAGCTGGGTCAGTGGAACGAGTGGCACTATGAGTATTCGCTGGACTGGCACCTGCTCCAGTATGAGCCCCACCGCCAGATCCACCAGTTCTTCAAGGCGGCCAACGCCATGTACCTGGAACAGACCGCGCTTTGGGAGCAGGATGACTCCTGGCAGGGCTTCCAGTGGCTGTGTGCCGACGACAACACCGCCAATACTGTGGCCTTCCTGCGCTGGGACCGGGAAGGAAGACCCTTGGTGGTGGTGGCAAACTTCTCTCCCATCCATCGCAAGGGTTATCAGGTAGGTCTGCCCTTCCCGGGCACCTGGGCGCCGGTGTTCAACACCGATGCCGAGGAGTTCGGCGGCGCGGGCCTGGGCGACACCGCCCCCATCAAGAGTGTGGACATCCCCTGCCACGATCAGGAGCAGTCCATGACCATTGATCTGCCGCCCATGTCGGTGATGATCTATCGCTGCACCCGCCGCGCTCCCGTGCGCAAGAAGAAGGACAGCGAGAAGGCGGGAGAGAAGAAAACTTCGGGAAAGGTTAAGAAGCCGGAAGGCGCAAAGGACGCGGGGACCGCCGCCAAAAAGACCCAGGCGATCAAGACCGTGAAAAAGAAAGACGATCAGGCGTAA
- the glgA gene encoding glycogen synthase GlgA, with amino-acid sequence MKILFASSEVAPFIKTGGLADVAGSLPKALAQAGHEVKVILPLYEGIGGEWRSQMTFLKYFNVTLSWRQVYCGVFSLERDGVTYWFVDNEYYFKRWQLYGHFDDCERFAYFSRAVIETPGQLDFWPDVIHCNDWQTALVPIYLLEEKYRIPQLGRAKSVFTIHNIEYQGRYGDQVLEDVIGLDKSYFNEGMLAYHDDVNLMKGAIMASNFVTTVSPTYANELKIPFYAHGMDGVINQQSGKVQGILNGIDMDLYNPATNPGLASNFTADDPVEGKLACKLALQRAVGLQENADVPIIACISRLVGHKGFSLVTDVLHQIMGMNVQMVVLGTGDWQFEEAFRNAQQQYPGRFSAQITYSGPLSTMIYAGADLFLMPSVSEPCGLSQMIAMRYGTVPIVRETGGLKDTVFPYNKFTGEGRGFTFTDINANDMLWVIREAVDLYYNNKEAWRGLQKEGMTADFSWDHSAQQYLDIYQRIQG; translated from the coding sequence ATGAAAATTTTGTTTGCCTCCTCCGAGGTGGCCCCGTTTATTAAAACCGGCGGTCTGGCCGATGTGGCCGGCTCTCTGCCCAAGGCTCTGGCCCAGGCGGGTCATGAGGTCAAGGTAATTCTCCCCCTGTACGAGGGCATCGGCGGCGAGTGGCGCAGCCAGATGACCTTCCTGAAGTATTTCAACGTCACCCTGTCCTGGCGGCAGGTTTACTGCGGCGTGTTCTCTCTGGAGCGCGACGGCGTGACCTACTGGTTCGTGGACAACGAGTACTATTTCAAGCGCTGGCAGCTCTACGGTCACTTCGATGACTGTGAGCGCTTCGCTTACTTCTCCCGGGCTGTCATCGAGACTCCCGGCCAGCTGGACTTCTGGCCCGACGTGATCCACTGCAACGACTGGCAGACCGCTCTGGTGCCCATCTATCTGCTGGAGGAGAAGTACCGTATTCCTCAGCTGGGCCGGGCCAAGAGCGTGTTCACCATCCACAACATCGAGTATCAGGGCCGCTACGGCGACCAGGTGCTGGAGGATGTCATCGGTCTGGACAAGAGCTACTTCAATGAGGGTATGCTGGCCTACCACGACGACGTGAATCTGATGAAGGGTGCCATCATGGCCTCTAACTTCGTCACCACCGTTTCTCCCACCTACGCCAATGAGCTGAAGATCCCCTTCTATGCCCACGGCATGGACGGTGTCATCAATCAGCAGAGCGGCAAGGTCCAGGGTATCCTCAACGGCATCGACATGGACCTGTACAACCCCGCCACCAACCCCGGTCTGGCCTCCAACTTTACCGCGGATGATCCCGTGGAGGGCAAGCTGGCCTGCAAGCTGGCTCTGCAGCGTGCAGTGGGCCTGCAGGAGAACGCAGATGTACCTATCATTGCCTGTATCTCCCGTCTGGTGGGCCACAAGGGCTTCTCCCTGGTCACCGACGTGCTCCACCAGATCATGGGCATGAACGTGCAGATGGTGGTGCTGGGCACCGGCGACTGGCAGTTTGAGGAGGCCTTCCGCAACGCCCAGCAGCAGTATCCCGGCCGTTTCTCCGCGCAGATCACCTATTCCGGACCTCTGTCCACCATGATCTACGCCGGCGCAGATCTGTTCCTCATGCCCTCGGTGAGCGAGCCCTGCGGCCTGAGCCAGATGATCGCCATGCGCTACGGCACTGTGCCCATCGTCCGGGAGACCGGCGGCCTGAAGGATACCGTGTTCCCCTATAACAAGTTCACCGGCGAGGGCCGCGGCTTTACCTTCACCGATATCAACGCCAATGACATGCTCTGGGTCATTCGCGAGGCCGTGGACCTCTATTACAACAATAAGGAAGCTTGGCGCGGCCTTCAGAAGGAAGGCATGACCGCCGACTTCAGCTGGGATCATTCGGCCCAGCAGTATCTGGATATCTATCAGCGCATCCAAGGTTAA